From the bacterium genome, the window GCCTGGTGGCCACGACCTCTCGGAGCGGAGCCCTCGGCGCCCTCGCCGGCTGTCTCGCGCTGATCGTGTTTGCCCTGCGGGGAAGGCTGGCCGCCGGGGCTGCTGTGGGCGCGGCGGCCGTGATTGCCGGCTCGCTGGTCTTGATCTTGCTTTCCCCGCTCCGCGCGCTCAACGACGACCCGGGTCCAACCCGAGTCCACCTGTGGCAAGACGCGGCGCACATGATCGCTGCACGGCCCCTCACCGGCTGGGGCGAGGACTCCACCGGGCTCGCGCTGGGCCAGTTCCTGAGCAGCGACTGGTCTCCTGGGGTCACGTTCGACCGCGTCCATTCCGGACCTCTGGACATCGCTGCCGCCCAGGGTCTCCTCGGACTGGCGGCCCTGGCCTGGCTGCTCGTGATTCTCTTTCGCGGCGCCTGGCGCTGGCGCTTCAGCGGCAGCGTCGCCGCCTTGAGCGCCGCGTGCGTGGGGTACACGGTCTGGGTTCTCTTCAACTTCGATTGGGCGCCCGCGACCGGCGCCTTCTGGCTCTTGGCCGGCGCCACGTGGTCGGGGGTTCAAGCGGCCGAGGGCGAACTCGTGCCCACCGCCGCCACCAGGAGCCCGGTGATGCCGGCGCGGGCATGGTGGCGTTCAGGTCTCGCCGTGGTCATGGCCCTGGCAGCGGTCTGGCTGGGGGCCATGCCGCTTCTCGCCGATGTCTGGTATGACCACGGCCGGGCCGACCTTTCGGTGGTCGTCGATCCGCTTCAGGCCCGCTACCACTGGGCGCTCGGCCAGGGCCTGGCGGCGCAAGGCTCGGTGGCGCGTGGAGTGGAGGAAATGAAACGGGCGGCGGAGCTGGGCGAGACCGAGCCGAGCTTGTACGTCGAGCTCGGCGACCGCGAAGCGCAGCTCGGGCGCTCGACTGCGGCCCGCGGCGATTACCTAAGGGCGCTGGCGATCGACCCCTACTTCTCGCCCGCCCGTCAGCGCCTGGCAGCGGCCGAGCGGAGCGCCACCCAGCCGGTAAAGAATCAGGCGGGCGTCAGCTGACGGTTAGGATCCGTCCTCTACGTCGTACTCGTCTGGGCGCCGGTCGGTCCGGGCCCCCGCCAGGCTCGCCGGCGGTGCCGAGAGCTGCTTCAGGCTGAGCGAGATGCGGCGCCGGGCAGTGTCGATCCCGATCACCTTCACCTGCAGGGTCTCGCCCACCTTGAGCACGTCTTCGGTCCGCTCGACGTGATCCCAGGACAGCTCGGAGATGTGCAGCAGCCCCTCGATCCCGGCCATGATCTGGAGGAAGGCACCGTACTTCTTGGTCTTCGTCACCTGGCCTTCCACGATCGAGCCGATCGGCATCGACAGGACCAGCCTCTCCCATGGATCCTGCTGCAGCTGCCGCAGCGAAAGCGAGATGCGCGTCTGCTCAGGGTCGAGCTTGATCACCTTCACGGTGACCTCGTCGCCCAGCTGGAGGACATCCGTCACCTTCGACACGCGGTCCCACGACAGCTCGGAGATGTGGATGAGGCCATCCGCGCCACCGATGTCGACGAACGCGCCGTAGCTGGTGATCCCAGACACGGTTCCCTTCACCGTCGTGCCGGTCTGCAGGCGGCTGAAGAGCTCCTCGCGCTTGCGAGCGCGATCCTCGTCTTCGGCAGCCTTCTGGCTGACGATCAGACGGTTGCGCTTGCGATTGACCTCGAGGATCTTGACCGGGATGCGCTGGCCGACCAGCGACTCCAGGCTGCCGGCGTACGCCCGGGCGACCTGGCTCGACGGCAGGAATCCCCGCAGGCCGAGGATGTTGACGATGAGCCCGCCCTTGTTCTGCTCGCGCACGTCCGCCTCGATGACCGACCCGTCGACCTGCTTCTCGGCAGCCACGAGCCAGGTCGTCTCGGCACGCGCACGGCGCAGGCTGAGGACGACGTTGCCTTCCTCGTTCTCCGGCTGGAGGACATAGACCTTGATCTGGTCGCCAGGCTCCAGGCCGACCGCATCGACCTCGCCGCGCAGGCCTAGCTCTTTGCTGGAGATGACCCCTTCGGCTTTGGCGCCGATGTCGACGAGGACCTCGTCCGGATCGACGCGAACCACGATGCCATCCACGATGTCCCCGTGGTTGGGGGTCTTGAAGGCGTCCTCTTCGTAGTGGAGGTAGTCCTCCATCGTCATCGGGGCGGATGAGTCCTGGTCGGTCGCCTCCTCTTGTTCTGTCAGGACGGCACCGGACTCAATAGACAACGCGTATACCCCCTAAGGATTATTGGTGTGGTCTTGGTCGTCAGATCAGCCTCCGCCAAAACGAACTGCAATTGTAACGTACATTCGGGCCTCATCCAGGAAACGGTTGTGACAGATCGTGGTTGTCGATCAACCGCGTGTGCCCGATCCGGACGGCCAGCACCGCCAGGAACCCCGGTGCGACAAACGTCTCCAGATCGACCAACTCCGCGTAATCGACTCTCGCCAGAGGCTCGACCTGGATCCCGGCCAGCAGCACCGCCCGGAGCTCGCCCGGCCTTCGCTCCCCCGCCGCGTAGGCGGCCCCGGCGAGCCTGAGGGCGGAGCTCAGGCACAT encodes:
- the rpsA gene encoding 30S ribosomal protein S1, which gives rise to MSIESGAVLTEQEEATDQDSSAPMTMEDYLHYEEDAFKTPNHGDIVDGIVVRVDPDEVLVDIGAKAEGVISSKELGLRGEVDAVGLEPGDQIKVYVLQPENEEGNVVLSLRRARAETTWLVAAEKQVDGSVIEADVREQNKGGLIVNILGLRGFLPSSQVARAYAGSLESLVGQRIPVKILEVNRKRNRLIVSQKAAEDEDRARKREELFSRLQTGTTVKGTVSGITSYGAFVDIGGADGLIHISELSWDRVSKVTDVLQLGDEVTVKVIKLDPEQTRISLSLRQLQQDPWERLVLSMPIGSIVEGQVTKTKKYGAFLQIMAGIEGLLHISELSWDHVERTEDVLKVGETLQVKVIGIDTARRRISLSLKQLSAPPASLAGARTDRRPDEYDVEDGS